One region of Alosa alosa isolate M-15738 ecotype Scorff River chromosome 1, AALO_Geno_1.1, whole genome shotgun sequence genomic DNA includes:
- the LOC125294861 gene encoding uncharacterized protein LOC125294861 isoform X2, translating into MRSPWFLVVQAVFLHHTAGSPDSVFRQTGGSVTMEFQQHQQLERESIDFIQWHFGQHKIMKYVPHKDTLTVFTHKDRVVFNKGTFSLELKNLHKNDSGLYRGEISAETEVQAEFHLFVQDDTITCNHSNQVSWRNATRKIKTLCDQTVRVFEIGTVILLIVLCVFVLVVPAIVLVHWIKRRQKAAEADIQSEYASVQTPLPPHSADPTVYSTVQAASAVESPYSQSAANPIYSTVQQTPQIASADHAYHISPTSLYATVN; encoded by the exons CTGGGTCTCCTGATTCTGTGTTCAGACAAACTGGAGGATCTGTCACTATGGAGTTCCAGCAACACCAgcagctggagagggagagtaTAGATTTCATTCAGTGGCACTTTGGCCAacataaaataatgaaatatgtACCCCACAAAGACACTCTTACAGTATTCACCCATAAAGACAGAGTGGTGTTTAATAAAGGGACCTTCTCTCTGGAGCTGAAGAACCTGCATAAGAATGACAGTGGACTCTACAGAGGAGAGATCAGTGCTGAGACAGAAGTTCAGGCCGAGTTCCATCTCTTTGTTCAGG ATGACACCATCACCTGTAACCATAGCAATCAAGTGAGCTGGAGAAACGCTACCAGGAAAATCAAAACTCTCTGTG ATCAGACGGTGAGAGTGTTTGAGATCGGAACTGTTATCCTGCTTATTGTGCTCTGTGTCTTTGTTCTTGTTGTGCCGGCCATTGTTTTGGTTCACTGGATAAAAAGACGACAGAAAGCAG CTGAAGCTGACATACAATCAGAGTACGCATCAGTACAG actccTCTGCCTCCACACTCTGCAGATCCTACTGTCTACAGCACTGTGCAGGCAGCCTCAGCCGTGGAGAGCCCCTATTCTCAG tcTGCAGCAAACCCTAtctacagcactgtgcagcagacACCACAAATTGCCTCAGCTGATCATGCCTACCACATCTCTCCTACCAGCCTCTATGCTACTGTGAACTAG
- the LOC125294919 gene encoding DELTA-sagatoxin-Srs1a-like — protein sequence MGNRQCSVEIENTSTFTLCNEMSHSISGFCDDPLPPRINQSETGSARFVKTPDTACGAVGVFTYDIYDKSKNQSIGKIAVMFSNPHDFGSYSNWYAVGVFSMKKPCDYELYKEMYYGNETTFVRGLASSGSLTYRSSSVTISATMSDSYEPVLKINVYNK from the exons ATGGGTAATCGCCAGTGCAGTGTTGAGATTGAGAACACCTCTACTTTCACCCTATGCAATGAGAT GTCTCACTCTATCAGTGGATTCTGTGATGATCCTCTGCCTCCAAGAATCAACCAATCTGAAACAGGCAGTGCTCGCTTCGTCAAGACTCCCGACACAGCCTGTGGGGCTGTGGGCGTCTTCACCTATGACATCTATGATAAATCCAAAAATCAGAGCATCGGAAAAATAGCTGTGATGTTCTCTAATCCGCATGACTTTGGTTCCTACTCTAACTGGTACGCAGTGGGAGTGTTCAGCATGAAAAAGCCCTGTGACTATGAGCTGTATAAGGAGATGTATTACGGGAATGAGACGACATTTGTCAGGGGTCTAGCCTCTAGTGGCAGTCTCACTTACAGGAGCTCCTCAGTGACCATCAGTGCCACTATGTCGGATAGCTACGAGCCTGTCCTCAAGATCAATGTCTACAACAAGTGA
- the LOC125294861 gene encoding SLAM family member 7-like isoform X1 yields MRSPWFLVVQAVFLHHTAGSPDSVFRQTGGSVTMEFQQHQQLERESIDFIQWHFGQHKIMKYVPHKDTLTVFTHKDRVVFNKGTFSLELKNLHKNDSGLYRGEISAETEVQAEFHLFVQVSAPVLTILSQMSSSDLCNVTLTCRVRNLSLNISCSNNICWPEEEASPDSTFTLFVTDDTITCNHSNQVSWRNATRKIKTLCDQTVRVFEIGTVILLIVLCVFVLVVPAIVLVHWIKRRQKAAEADIQSEYASVQTPLPPHSADPTVYSTVQAASAVESPYSQSAANPIYSTVQQTPQIASADHAYHISPTSLYATVN; encoded by the exons CTGGGTCTCCTGATTCTGTGTTCAGACAAACTGGAGGATCTGTCACTATGGAGTTCCAGCAACACCAgcagctggagagggagagtaTAGATTTCATTCAGTGGCACTTTGGCCAacataaaataatgaaatatgtACCCCACAAAGACACTCTTACAGTATTCACCCATAAAGACAGAGTGGTGTTTAATAAAGGGACCTTCTCTCTGGAGCTGAAGAACCTGCATAAGAATGACAGTGGACTCTACAGAGGAGAGATCAGTGCTGAGACAGAAGTTCAGGCCGAGTTCCATCTCTTTGTTCAGG TGTCTGCTCCCGTCCTGACCATCCTGTCTCAGATGTCCAGCAGTGACCTCTGTAATGTGACACTGACCTGTAGAGTTCGCAACCTCTCTCTGAACATCAGCTGCAGTAACAATATCTGCTGGCCGGAGGAAGAAGCCTCCCCTGACTCAACCTTCACCCTCTTTGTGACAGATGACACCATCACCTGTAACCATAGCAATCAAGTGAGCTGGAGAAACGCTACCAGGAAAATCAAAACTCTCTGTG ATCAGACGGTGAGAGTGTTTGAGATCGGAACTGTTATCCTGCTTATTGTGCTCTGTGTCTTTGTTCTTGTTGTGCCGGCCATTGTTTTGGTTCACTGGATAAAAAGACGACAGAAAGCAG CTGAAGCTGACATACAATCAGAGTACGCATCAGTACAG actccTCTGCCTCCACACTCTGCAGATCCTACTGTCTACAGCACTGTGCAGGCAGCCTCAGCCGTGGAGAGCCCCTATTCTCAG tcTGCAGCAAACCCTAtctacagcactgtgcagcagacACCACAAATTGCCTCAGCTGATCATGCCTACCACATCTCTCCTACCAGCCTCTATGCTACTGTGAACTAG